In Paenibacillus phoenicis, one genomic interval encodes:
- a CDS encoding XTP/dITP diphosphatase produces the protein MIEGTEIIVATRNAGKVREFAHALAPLGKEVRSLADYPDAPEVVEDGTTFAENARKKAKTVGDALGRPVLADDSGLCVDQLDGAPGVYSARYAGEGASDEDNNEKLLAELEKRRLGEDTEQPLLSTARFVCHLALYDPANGQFIEASGEVEGWITSEPAGGGGFGYDPLFYLPAYEKTMAELTLEEKQAVSHRGAALRALADKLSGAAAGK, from the coding sequence ATGATCGAAGGAACGGAGATTATCGTGGCGACCCGTAATGCCGGGAAGGTGCGGGAATTCGCGCATGCCTTGGCGCCGCTGGGCAAAGAGGTTCGGAGCTTGGCCGATTACCCGGATGCCCCGGAGGTGGTGGAAGACGGGACGACGTTCGCCGAGAACGCCCGTAAGAAGGCCAAAACGGTCGGCGACGCGCTAGGCCGCCCTGTGCTGGCCGACGATTCGGGCCTTTGCGTCGACCAATTGGACGGTGCGCCGGGCGTTTATTCGGCCCGATATGCCGGGGAAGGTGCCAGCGACGAGGACAACAACGAGAAGCTGCTCGCCGAGCTTGAGAAGCGGCGGCTGGGCGAGGATACGGAGCAGCCGCTGCTGAGCACGGCGCGGTTTGTCTGCCACCTGGCCTTGTACGACCCGGCCAATGGGCAGTTTATCGAAGCCTCCGGCGAAGTCGAAGGCTGGATCACCTCCGAGCCGGCGGGCGGCGGCGGGTTTGGGTATGACCCGCTGTTTTATCTGCCGGCGTACGAGAAGACCATGGCCGAGCTGACGCTGGAGGAGAAGCAGGCCGTCAGCCATCGCGGCGCGGCGCTGCGGGCGTTGGCGGACAAGCTGAGCGGGGCGGCTGCGGGGAAGTAG